Genomic DNA from Nitrospirota bacterium:
CGGCGAAAATTGGTCATCATCGGAGGTCATTAATAAAAAGGAGCTCCCTTTCGGGGGAAGGGAATGAGCCTGAGTCAGATCCGTTATTCGCTGCGGCGATTCCCACTGGTAGACGTCCGGGGTCTGGAGATAAAAGGAGGCTTCGCCAGCCAGTGTGTGGCTTGTCGTCAGGATAGGCAGATTCGTGGTTTCGGGAAAGGCCGCTTTAATCTTTTGAAGCTCTTCCCATCCGATCAGGTCATTGGTTCTGTCCCGATCTACGCTCAATGGAATCAGCTTAAAGTAAGGTTGTAGATGAACGAAACCCGTCACCAAAAAACTAAATGAAATGATCCCGATCGCGGCATAAATAACCTTTTTGGAATTTTCGGGCCGATCCCGTATCTTTTGGTTTAAAAAGCCGCCCAACAAGATAATAGACCCTGCCTGCGCGAACCCCGCCCAATTGGCCTCAATTTTTGTATGAAGGCTTTCATAAAGAAAAAAGACAAAAACCGGAACAACCGACCAGAACAAAAAAGCAAATGGATGGAGACTTTTCTTTTTCCCGATTTTAAAGGCTTTAAATAACGCCCAGAAGAAGCCCAAAAAGATAAAGGGAGAAAATAATCCCGCCTGACTTCCCAAAAACTCCCAGAGATACCGAAACCCGCGCATTTCTCTTGAGTCGGTTCCATGATGGATTTGGAAAAGGAAAGAAATCCATTGATGTTGATAGTTCCAAATCATCACGGGAGAAAAAACAAACAGAGCTAAACCAAACCCCGCCCAGGGTTTCCAGGAGACTAAATAATGCCGAAAAGGGGGTGTCACCAAAAGAAATAAAATGAACCCGGGGAGGTAAAGGATCATGGTGTATTTACTCAAAAGGCCCAGGCCAAACGACAGTCCCGTCAAAATCCAATTCACGGTTTTATTGCCGTAAACCGCATGAAACGAAAAATAAAGCGTTAACAGCCAAAAAAAGAGTTGCGGCGTATCCGGGGTGATAATCACCATGCTGACGGAAAAGAGTAAAAGCGTGTTTAGAACCACGACGCTTAACAGACCGGCATTTCTGTCTCTAAAGATCTCCTTTGAAAGAAGATAGACAAGATAGCTGGAGCCGATTCCCATTAAGAGAGCCGGAAGTCTGACAGCCCAGGCATGGTTTCCAAACAAAGCGGTGGACATTTTGATCAAATAGCTGACCATGGGAGGATGGTCAAAGTAACTTAAAGCAAGATGCTGAGACCAGTACCAATAATAAGTTTCATCGGGTGTGACGTTTAAGGAAGCGGAAAAATAAAAACGAAACAGCGTGATCAGCGTAAAAAAAATTGAAAAAAGAAGCTGAACATTCATGCCGGCGTTTGGTCCGGAGAGGAACGGTAGCGGAATTTGAATTTTAAAATCATCGTCAAAGAATTGAGGATAATCTTCGAATTAAAGGTCGATTTTCCCGCCGCTCTTTCTTCAAAAACGATAGGGACTTCTTTCATCGAAAACCCTTTTAGAAAGGCTTTATATAAGATTTCCTGGACGATCGACGGGCCGGTTGAAATAAGGGACCCGAGATTAATTTCTTCAAGCACTTTTATTCTGAACATTCTATACCCGGAGGTGCAATCCTTTATTTTTAGCCCCAAAACCAGACGAATATAAAAATTGGCCCCTTTGGTAATGAGGCGGCGAACGAACCCCCGTCCGGTTTCTCCTCCTCCCGGAATTGATCTCGATCCGATGACGATATCAACCTGTTTGATTTCTTTTAAAAATGACGGGATATAAACGGGATTATGCGAAAAATCGGAATCCATTTCGACAATGGTTTCCGCTTTTTTCGAAATGGCATATTGAAAACCCTCGATTCCGGCGCTTCCGCGGCCTTTTCTCCCGATCCGGTGAATGAGGTGGATCCGGGAGTCTTTCCGGCCTAATGTTTCAACCAGTTTCCAGGTTCCATCCGGAGAGTGATCGTCAACGACCACGATATGAAGCGAGGGATCGACAGAGAGGAGTTTATCGACCAGGGAAAGAATATTTTTTGATTCGTTATAGGTGGGAATCATCACCATAACAGGAATGGCAGGGTCTGTCATGC
This window encodes:
- a CDS encoding glycosyltransferase family 39 protein; translation: MNVQLLFSIFFTLITLFRFYFSASLNVTPDETYYWYWSQHLALSYFDHPPMVSYLIKMSTALFGNHAWAVRLPALLMGIGSSYLVYLLSKEIFRDRNAGLLSVVVLNTLLLFSVSMVIITPDTPQLFFWLLTLYFSFHAVYGNKTVNWILTGLSFGLGLLSKYTMILYLPGFILFLLVTPPFRHYLVSWKPWAGFGLALFVFSPVMIWNYQHQWISFLFQIHHGTDSREMRGFRYLWEFLGSQAGLFSPFIFLGFFWALFKAFKIGKKKSLHPFAFLFWSVVPVFVFFLYESLHTKIEANWAGFAQAGSIILLGGFLNQKIRDRPENSKKVIYAAIGIISFSFLVTGFVHLQPYFKLIPLSVDRDRTNDLIGWEELQKIKAAFPETTNLPILTTSHTLAGEASFYLQTPDVYQWESPQRITDLTQAHSLPPKGSSFLLMTSDDDQFSPEAKSLFAEINPIADIPVFYPKSPSGIKIRTYHFFLAKNFTGIPQSEKR
- a CDS encoding polyprenol monophosphomannose synthase, whose translation is MTDPAIPVMVMIPTYNESKNILSLVDKLLSVDPSLHIVVVDDHSPDGTWKLVETLGRKDSRIHLIHRIGRKGRGSAGIEGFQYAISKKAETIVEMDSDFSHNPVYIPSFLKEIKQVDIVIGSRSIPGGGETGRGFVRRLITKGANFYIRLVLGLKIKDCTSGYRMFRIKVLEEINLGSLISTGPSIVQEILYKAFLKGFSMKEVPIVFEERAAGKSTFNSKIILNSLTMILKFKFRYRSSPDQTPA